From the Drosophila sechellia strain sech25 chromosome X, ASM438219v1, whole genome shotgun sequence genome, the window ATTTAATGGTCGAACAAATGCCtctattttttttctgttgtaTTTTTTGAGGGTGAgaactcgcacacacacacacacacacgtgcaaGCGGTAAGGGTTGCTAACCCTCCCGtgcgtatatatatataaatgtatatttgtgtgtgtgagtgtgcgggATGAAAATAGTGCCCCTAGAGTGCGAAAGAAAGAGAAGGTGCGCTACTGGCACATTTAACCCATTGGCAGCCATTTTTAGTTTTGGCCACCACAAATCCAAGTAACTTCTAATGGAATGAGGGGTTAAGGAAAGGTTGTGCCGATCAGAAAGGCTATTCATCGATCGAAAACTACTAAATACAGACTAACGCTTGCCAGGTAAATTTAAACTTCATtagatatattttataaatcaCAATTTACACAATATTTATCCAAATATTTACATCACTTCTTTTATAATGGTTTTCACATTTTTGTATCCCCATATTTGCTATTGTTTGGCAAGACAATAATAGTGTTTTAGTATTTCTTCTACCTACATAGCCGGCTCTGACTTTTAAGTTTTCCCATGTCTGTAGTATCTGCTATCCCAAAATCACTTTAATCAGATCGCTGGTCCGGAATAGACATTGTCGACTGACTTTCCTATTTTTTATTGTATCAGTTAAAATTCTCAATGTGtcactaaaaataaacggccAGATCGCTGAAcggaaaaacaagaaaattcgAAGTGTTATTCATTTGTTCGCCCAAGCACAGAATAAAGTGTAGTTTTTACAATGGCCAAGGATCAAGAGGGAAACACATATCACCCATCCGCCCCGGACTCCACGGAGGACCAGAAACGGGAGCAGCGTGCCCGCCTTATCAAGGCATTGAGCCGCTTCAAGCCCCGCGATGCCAGTCCGCTTCAGTTCTACAACTGCGTCCGCGAACTGTGCATCATGCACAATTGCAGCATCGACGAGGGTCTGGAACGAGCGGCGTTAACTTGGCCAGGACTTAGCATGCGCCAGAGAGAGCTGTACGATTCGGTAAGTGGAAGCCATGGATCAGAACTCTTTTTGTCAAAGTGGCACATCGAACTATCTCCAACTATTTTAGCAACGCCACGCAGAACTGCCGATCCCTGTCCCACGTCACCTAATCTACCGAGCATTCCAGAAGGAGAGCAAGGGTCTCTGGTCCTTGGGCCGCTCCTCGGCGGGTGGCAACAAGCAGAGCACCCGCTACACCCTGGAGTCCTATAAGCCGCCGCCCAAGCTGTCCCGCCTGAAGACGCAGCTGAATGAGCGGCGTCCCAAGTACGACAATCTATTGGATCTGCCGCCCAAGGAGGCAGCTATGCGCGTGCCGCCGGAGCCGAATCGGAAATTTTCCAGGGTATCACCAGCATCCGGTCGCCGGATACGGAGTTTTACGCCTCCGGCCGTTACGCGTGTTCAATCGATCCGGCAGATTCTGTCGATGGCCAGTGTGGACATGAAGAAGAGCACCCGGGTGCGGAATTCGGGAAAAAGCAATCGAACCAAGAAACCCGAAGCGGCAGAAGCCGGCAAATCACAGCCGGATAAACTGGCAACCGGAGTTCCCAAGCTGACGAAGAAGAAGACGATCAAACGCAAGGTCATCGCCTCCAAGGCAAAGCGATTGGCCAAGGAGGAGGATCTGCTGTCCTCGAATAGCTGGGAAGAGGCCATCGGATGTGTTCGCCGGCGTCTCATGATGCACAAGCCCCTAAAGTCCAAATCCTaactatatacaatatatatatataccccACAAAATGGTGTCAGTAAGTGTAGTTTTTACTTGTTAAAGAATTACATCATTGTCCTCAATTGAAAGGCTGATTGTTAGTCGTGCTCTCCTTTAAGACAACACAAGCCCCTTAAGAACACAAGATGTTAAATTAAAAGTATGTATTTATAACTCAAAATGTACATTTTAATGGAAACATATTTTCGGCAAATATTATGGGGTTAATTATTTCGTTAGCATATTACGATCACAAGCAGAGCAAAAGAAACAGTTGAGAGGTGATTCATCAATTTGATGGCAACCATTTCGCCAAACCTTTGTGTATAATTGATTCACCCAGATTAACGCATATAAACATACTGATTTCGTTCGCAACCGATCGCCAACATAAAAAGTGTCCAATAAATACTATAATTAAAAGCATATTGAGATCTTAACATTTCGTTCGAAACATTTTATTTCGTCTATGGCCGCTTGTTTCTCGTTATTCCCCGACTTCTTTTcctattagttttatttttctggTTTCCAAGCGGGCGCAATCATTTTGATGAACCGTTAGTTAAgcaccaacaacagcaacaatagcTAATAAAACATTAACGCACACACTGGCATAGAagcccaaaaaaaatataaataaaatcagcaGAGGCAGAGAAAAAAATTCGCAAAagttttatttcacttttttttgtttttttttttttgccaatcgGCACGCAGAAACGACGTTGAGCATTTGACCTAAATTCGGGGACAGCTCTTCTTCTACGTTttctactattttttttttgcgttctCAACGCGCTTTTGTGCgttacccaaaaaaaaaaccgaaaaaacgAGAGAAACGCAAAAAATTCGCAAACTTTTTTGCGACTGCTAATTTcgcaaaggcaaacaaaaaacatttcaattccGCATAGAGAAAGAGAAGCGAAGAGTTGGTAAGGAAACAAGACCGAAACAACTGTACAAAAGtcagtttattttatttaatttttttgggggatttttgtattgttttttgATTGCCTATGTCACGAAAAATTTTTGCGTTTTGCCTTTCGGCAATCTTCAGTTTTGCGGGGATATGTTTTTAGGAGAATTTGTATTCTACCTATTTGGCAGAAGATTTGTAGAATAGATATAACACAGAGAAATGCGATATAAAATGGTGGGTTTGAagtagtttttaaatattattcataCTGACATAGACTATTGAGGTAACAAGAcaaaattccaaataaaatcTTGGAAAATTCTATTAAGTTTCTTCTATCTTAATTGTCAAACTTAAACTGTGAAGAAAGTTACTGCGATCTTTGCTAATGCCTGGTTATTTTCAAGGAGTCTTATCGATGCCTTTAATTTACTCTCTTCATTCTCGACAGAACTTTCTACAAGCGTATAGTGTACGAAAAACTTTTTAGCCAGAACCAACCATCTAAGATTAATTTGAATCATCCGATTTCATTGCCATTCTTTCTTCTTTTTGGCCCATAACAATTTATAGACGCTTCTGCTCGGCAAAAGTTTTGATGACGCTCCAAAAAGACACATGCGGCATAAGTACTTTATTCAAGGGtattatgatttatttaacGACTTTCAATGGCATTTTAGTAACAGCTAAAattctattttaattttgagAAATATATACCTTTTAAGGTATAGTTTCAATGatatgaaattcaaaattactTTATAGATAAATAATCAAAAGTAAAGCGCTTTTTTATCATTAAGATCATTTGGCTTAATTATCAACCTGCCGAATCTTAGGTTTCCCAATTTCTCTGCACTTTTTGTTGTagttttctttcctttttgctTGTTGCTTTGCTCTTGCGCCATTTGACTTCCTAACAGCTTTTGTGGCTCCAAACATATCTACAGACCTACATACATCTACATATGAATCTGCTATTTTTTAAGTCGCTAACTAGGCAAAAGCCACCAAGTTAACCCAACTAGGCGTCCCTCGCCACTCttcttatacatatatttttttctactGGGCGCTGCTGtgtttttggctttgttttgttgtcaAGCTGGTGtccaaaatccaaaaaaaatagcaacaaTTTCAGCAAGAGCAAGAGTACAACGCTGATTACGCAATGCGTTCgggaaacacacacacgcacatgcaaaataaaaaaaaaatagacacacacaggcaaggtttttgtttcgtttccGCGATCAACGCGCTTGCGAAAACTCACACAAGCATACACCGAAAAAAATTCGCAAATAACAACAAAGTAGCTTGTGCGTGCGACCCAATTGGAAATTTGACACACATTGACAGCGTAGATAGGCGAAAAAAAAGTGTGCGGCACGGAGAGGGGGAGAGGGGGAGAGGGGGAGAAGGGGAGGGATGTCGGGGGATCACCAGCAACATTTGCAAAATACtaaaattcaaatataaaCATAAGTTGTGCGATAACTGATCCTCTAAGaatatttaatcaaattgaaagattttcttgatatatatatattttttaaatcttCAAATTTGTTTGGCTAACAATGTTATGAGcaattgtttttgttctttcatattattaataatattaattaaggAAGGGCACAGATTCTTTGTCAGCGTTTTCCATGGCGAAATTAAAAAgagaaaatttataaaaataaaaaaaaaatgtgtgtgtaGGGGAAACACACATCTGCggatttgtgtgtgtttgcactCATTGCTCATTTGTTTCGTGGGCTTAGAGTAACTGGCAACTGGCCTGACCTTTGGCTTGACCGTGGGCGTGAATTGCGAATAGTTGCGAAAATacaaaacacaacaacaaaaaaaaaagaaacagagTGTACTTTGCAAAAGAGCTGGAAAAAATGAAGCTCGAAATGGCAGACAAAACTGTTTCTAGCGGGCTGCTTGTCGCACAGCTCAAATTCAATGCTATCTACGCACATCTACAAACACAAATTAGTTCAGTAGGTGCTTCGATGTTATGGTTTTTGTTGTTCCTGACGTTGGGGTTTAATTTTAGATGGCTgtggaaaaattaaacatttctCAGTGCGAATTGCCAGCGAGAAAGAGAGATAGACagtgcgagagagagagagagagagagagagggagcggGGGAGCGTGGCTGGGCCCATAAAAAATTCGCACATTTCTGTCCTTGAcacacattgcgtatacgcaatctACGCAGCCGGCTCCGCAAAGCTGATTTCGTTTATGAGTGCGtgcgaattttttttttttttctagttCCCCTCTTTTTTTCGCAATTTCGCATTTGTGTGTGACCCACATATGAAATCAAACAGATACAGATAACATATGTTTTCCTTTATATGCCTAGGAATTTTTGCATacactttttcttttttttacggAAGACAAGTTTGCATAGTTGGGAAAATATCGTTTGGCAAGCGGGAAAATTTCGTACTTCTCCCACTTTGTCATTGATTAATGAAACCATCGTTTGTGCATTTATTTTGCCCGCTGCGAGGTCAGAAGGTCGCAAACGCATCGCAAAAGTCGCAGCAATTGACAGCTGCCAGTGGAGGAATAGCGAATCGTATATTTTCAATGGTCAGAAAATGCCAAAAGTTAGCACCAAAATATGGCGTTAAATCTGtgctatttaaataaataaatgttttgcagtttgaattaataaatagcattaatcaaaataaaatattatcaaataaaaaaaaagtgcagATACTTTATATATCTAATTCTCTACAACATTTTTTCTTACAATAATTTTGCAGGtatatttcttaatttttgCTTAATGTCATGCGTTGAGGTGCTAGGAACGTGCCTTCTGCCGTTTTtcagtattttatttttgtgcgATAACGAAATATTGCTAATGTTATATACAAATTCCTATATATAGTAATATGTATAGGTTTCAGTCGGTCGGTACATctcaccacacacacacatatagtTCGCCCAAAAGTTCTAGTCAGCAAAGTGTGACTGATAAAAGTTCGTTTCTATCTGGGTGATATTTTTTGCctattcttcttttttttattttttaatgattttttgtgtttgtcaaacaTGCGAAATTGCGTAAGCAGCAAGAGGCGAAACTCGAGAGAGAGATTAGAAAAGTGCGAGAGCGAGCGAATTggcaaaaatgcgaaaatacaaaaaaaagaaaaagaatcgCAAACACACAGATACGCCAATACCAATGCAAATCTACACATTCGCACGCTATTCAACTTGACTTTGAAAAATGTTGACAGAGCGCAAATAAAGAGAGGTAGCTCGCGATTTTCGGCAACATTTTTTCCTGTATTGCGGACTGTATtgcttttgccatttttttttcttttcagctctttttttttttgggtgcgtGCGTTGATCTCGCAGAATTTCGGCTACGCACTTTTTTGCTATTGCGAATTTCTTTGccttttttcgcattttcttGTCATTGTGCGTGTGAGTTCATTGACTTTTGTGCGTTCTGTGCGTGcctctcttttttttggcgATTTGAGGCCTACAAGGTGTAGTTGTTTGGTTGTTTGGCCGTCTGTAATTTTTGTGCGTGTCGTTGATCTCTTTCaggccgaaaaaaaaaattgtgcgGGTTCATTGAACCCCTTGATTTGGGGCTTATGGGGCGTAGGAAAGTTGAATAGACTCGCGAATTTTTTTCGCGGTTCGCCTAGCTTTTATTCTGCGCTGTCGCTTCGATTTAGGCATAGAAACAGGCAGTTATTAATCATGGACGGAATCTGATTAAAGGGTTGATAAAGAATGGGTATTTGTGGGCTTTGGCTAATTTATGTCGGATATATGGGCATTAAAGTATGTCAGCGAAGTTATAATCGATATGAATTCAAAGTAGTTTAAAATCAGCAGCATTTTgggtatatattatattatttatgttgACCTTTCTTAACTTTCACCCTTTGATCAGATTAAAATGTTTCCATTACTAAATTGCAGCTAATTCTTCTTATTTTAACTTTTCCTTTCTCTAGCACCCATTAGTAttgttttttttccattaGTTGAACTCCTTCTGCCTTCAAAGATAAAAACCCGCCCGCATTTAGTAACGAATTCAACAACGCGATCCAACAATCGATCTTTCACGCCTGCCCCATCCTTCACTTTATTTTCCGCGCAATTTGCAGGCTGCCATCATTTTTTAACGCTTCGTAGTCGTGAGGGGGTggagtgcaaaaaaaaaaaagaaatgcaaacaaaacctaaaaaaaaatatacaaaaataaatacatataaagaAGGGGTTGAGTTGCCTAGGTGAGAGCATAATTTATgccaaatttatgcatttttttcTGCCGCTTCTTTGCTTTTTCATCGTCTTTTTGTCTCAACTTTCGAAAGTTCTCttttatttcactttattCGGCCTGCCATTTTAGCCAAAGCCATGGGAAACATTTTGCAATGGTCAAAACGCGTGTCGATTCGGCCCGTTGGTGGAATTTCGTTTCTTATGTCCGCTGACAGTTCCGAAACGGTCAGACATCAACttattaatttgttaaaatttATCGTAATTCTTAGTTAAACGACAAAGCAATGTGTGAGCTTGAATGATTCTATGCAATACATAAATTACGTGCTGTACAAATTGGTTTGTTAAAACAATAACTATAAAAAAAAcctattaaaaatgttttattagtaaatattttattatagtaTAATATTTGAGCACATAGACGATTAAAAAGTTTTACAAATCGTAGAACTACGAAAGTGTCTGTTCTGCGGGCCATTTGATGTTTCCCCATTGCGAAAAAGTGTGCAAAAAACCGGttgttgttttaatttgctaGCGTCTTCCACGCGAATCAAAAGTGAGAAATCAAGACCGACAAAACAAAAGGCTGCAGAAACTGTCACCCAGAAGAAGCGAAGAGTCTAACGGGTTCCTAGTCTTCTAGGCGGTCGAAAGTGTTTCtaaatggccataaaaaaaaaaatataataataatttacagCTCTGTGTGCGTGTTCATCAGCTGCAATGATTATGTAACTCTGAGcgcaattaaaacaaaaaatagcgaaaaaaaactaaaacaaaaaaaaaacaagcgacTGAGCTGCTATACCAACAATGGCTAACTGAATTAACCTTGTTCTGTGGACGGAAATTGCACAGACACATGGAGCGATAGAGATACACTTTGTATCTTTATTTGTATCTTGTGGGGTCCTTGGCTATAATTAATCCACAATTACACATACACAGAAGGAGAACACGCAAACGGGGCCCCAGCCACGATCAGATATGGcatttttttcctcttttttctgtattttatttgctattttgttatttttttttttttggccaaaccAAACTGAAAAATTCAGCTCCGTCCGAAATGCTAATTGCCAATGGGTCAGACCCCCGGCTTGCATGTCGCTTGTTCCTGCTGCTATTAGTTGAAAAGTCAGTCACACAATGTGTCACGCAGCAAAGTGcaactccacacacacacacacactaacacATACGCTTTTCCCATCGCTTCTCAAAGtggtaaaaaaaataagtaaactaaataaataaggtgaaaaaaaaacacgcatACGCAATGTGTTCCGGGCGGTCGGAGCGAAATTTGAAAGCGCAGTCGGAGTTGTAAATCAGTGGGAAATCACTGCGGCAACGCGGATTTTCAAGGTTTCTGGCTCATGTGTGGAGTTCcacatttaattgttttaaatatacTAAAAATATTACTTTCCTTTACAAGATCTAAATCATatattcaattttaaaatacattttatgttaaggaaaaatatacatttaataCTAGCTTCAACAATTGCGACATAACTAAAGCAACTGCAAttctaaaattttatttagttgATCTCAACTTGgcttaaaaaatgattttctgAAGCCCTAAAAATTAGTAGACTTGTGTGTGCTTCCTTCTTGTTTTTTTCCCCCCATTTGTGCATTACTTGTTCGGCCAATGTTATGCATTATAATTGTACAATagtaattgttgttgctgtgtaAATTAGAAGGCGGCTGTCAGATAAAAACAGCAACTACAGGGAAAAAATGTAAAGAAAAactacgaaaaaaaaaaaattgaacaacGCAACTGAGAAATGCGCAATAATTGATGCACGCAAAATGCGATTTTACCGCCCCAATGGGAGCGAGCGAGACGGCGCTAGGCTTGAGGGGCGGTGGGCGGAGGGTAGGGTGTTGTTGTGTGGGTGGTATTTGGGTTTGAGGTTGGGGCATTGCATATAATTGCGTTATAGTTTGTAGCTGTTGCAATGCCACAGCGATAACACACACGccagcccacacacacacacacacacagacgcacacaAATTCACGCATGGAATTGCATTTAGGGTGACCATGCTCCTATTGCATGCGCACTCGCTCACTGCGTCTCTTTCTCTCTCCCACTGTCGCCCTCTCTCCCTTGCACAATGCCAACTGCACACTGCACATTTCTCTTAAGCTCCTTTGTTGTCTGCTTAAGGTCGTCTATTAATCACTTCCTATTTTGCgtgaaatttaatttcgttACCTCCGATTGGTGTTACCCTATCCTTAAATGCTTATTTAGCTTGGTTAGAGTGACCTTTTCTTAGAATGATACCTTCAAAACTTAGGACTTTTAAGCTTGCTTAAGTTTTAAGGGCTCAGCGACTTGAAAATATAATTAGGAAAACTTCAATATCGATTACGTTCGGATGGCACTCAGTCAATTAACTATTTATAGTCCCATTTCAGTTGAAATTATATGCAAACGGAGAGCTTGTTAGCCAACCCTTTTTCCAAAGACTTAGCTGGTATTATTTGAAGCGATTTGCATGCCGATTGCCTGAAGTTTTTGAGTAGGAAGAGTCTGTCAATATTAGTCGCACATAGCCATACGAGTAGAGCATTATCAGAAAAGCCCACGGTCTGAGTACCTGAACAAAACACCTGGGCCGATCGGGTtgcattaataataattaacggCATATCCAAGTGCGTATCTTTGGCTTGAAGTGGTGCTGTAATCTTTTTTCTTTCTGACGTGTGAGTTGGTGTGTTTTGAGTTCGGCTTTCAGTGTTTAGTGCTCAGTATTCCGTTTTCCGTAAACAGAAAACCTGCGACTGGCGCCACAAAAGCGAGTGGGAGTTGCGGGCGTGGCAAcagcaataataacaattacaAATTGCACGTTGTTGCATCGTGAGcatttctgtttattttattttttcctcgAATGCTTAGCTGAGCACGCATTttcgataaaaaaaaaagagaaaaagaaTGTATATGTAGCTTAAGCGATATATAGTGTGCATTACATAAAAAATAACTCATGAATGCAGCCGCGTGTGTTTTGATATTTGAACAGTaagaaaactaaataaaaatttaacacgcaaacacgcggcgtatgcgtaataaaaAAATAGAGCACAATGCGGAAATGCTTAAAAAGCGAGATTAAAAACCACTGAGCGCGTATTACAAAAATCTTATAGGTCaaactaaatataaaaacGAATACTATTTTAAATTCGATACCCTCTTGCatttaaattctttttatCGAATtccgtttatttatttttttgtttaggcCAAGTCATGATAACGGTTCTCCAATTGAGCGTGCGAAAAATCCAGACAGATCTGTGGGCTGTCAACGCTTTGAGTTTGAGAAAAGCGCAAAAAGACGAGAAAAGCGAGAAAAAAACGGCATCGAGACAGAGGAAAATTGATTTGTCACGTTGCGCATAAATTGCACATAATTATGTAAGCAACCGTTTCTCCGTCGCTGCATTTTCACTTGGCAACCCAGCTCTTTCGCCGCTCAATCAATAGGAATAACTTTTGTTTTGCCGTCTCATCAATTAGGCCTTAATTTTAAACTTGGCCCGAACGGGTGCTAACGTTTTATTAATGGGAAAAGGCATTTCCCTCGATTTGCGACCCTGGGAACTAGGAAAATGCTAGAGGAAAACTGGCAAAACTGTTTTCCACCATGACAGACCTTTCGAGATGTTCAGAACTTGTACCGCTTTCAATTTATAcgcctttcttttttttaacggCGAATGTGACCTTGtttaaaagtaattaaatgaaaaaaaaaatcataaatgGTTTTGAAAAATTCTAAAGAACTTTAAGTAAAACCTAAACCTTTTTAAAAATGCTAAGGGTATGAAAACACATGGCGGGGTCATTAATGTATTTGTTTAAGAAAAGGGTTCATTACGGGGTTGTAACCCTGCACGATTGTGAAAAATGGTATTTCCGATTCGAAATTAGAGgcagacaaacaaaaaaaataacctTTCTAGTGCCGCAGACAGAAGAATGTAATATGTAGTTAAGTATACCTATATAATGGACAAACCATTAGATGTGCTGAACGGCAGGGTTGTcgctcacacgcacacagatgGCCGCCAATACACTCGCGGCCATTCACAACAGGGCAGCTGCTGTCAATCAAAGAGGAAAAAAAGCCATAACAGCCATGAACATGACGActgtctgtctgtgtgtgtgtatttttgcTAATTTTGGAAACTGCAATTAAcgcatgcacacacacacacatatacaagCAAGCGTTtggctaattaaaacaatttcgcaattgtgcaaaaaaaaaaatcaatttaagcAGAGAAACCTTCAGTTGAGCCAAGCCAAAGCGCCATGTTTGGCCACACAATTGTTTGacagcaaacacacacaaacacacccGTACTTTAAACCTCTCTTTTTTTGTTGGTACGATCTTTTAGCATTCACTTCCCATTGTCAAAAAGCGCAGACGACGTCGCTCACTTCCGCTTCGATCAACTCGAGCCAACACACAAAGTAAAAAGAAGCatgcaaacaaaaataataaaataaaaagccaaaaaccatatgaaataaaataaaacttttgttATGCATTTAGATTTTTTGGTTCTTTTCCCCCCGATTCTGTT encodes:
- the LOC6618480 gene encoding uncharacterized protein LOC6618480 codes for the protein MAKDQEGNTYHPSAPDSTEDQKREQRARLIKALSRFKPRDASPLQFYNCVRELCIMHNCSIDEGLERAALTWPGLSMRQRELYDSQRHAELPIPVPRHLIYRAFQKESKGLWSLGRSSAGGNKQSTRYTLESYKPPPKLSRLKTQLNERRPKYDNLLDLPPKEAAMRVPPEPNRKFSRVSPASGRRIRSFTPPAVTRVQSIRQILSMASVDMKKSTRVRNSGKSNRTKKPEAAEAGKSQPDKLATGVPKLTKKKTIKRKVIASKAKRLAKEEDLLSSNSWEEAIGCVRRRLMMHKPLKSKS